The following coding sequences lie in one Cloeon dipterum chromosome 1, ieCloDipt1.1, whole genome shotgun sequence genomic window:
- the LOC135934366 gene encoding uncharacterized protein LOC135934366: MRKILFDEAVERIKEIGADQVWAALPYLGQQKTTERFSTKDFASIFRLQYNSGGFSEACVSMEEFLQYLVEFVPNLKELEIKDPIMAYPDSEREMFQKIRLQPLATDLLLKMENLTRVSIIEVTITFTEFVRVCRESRYLQCIQANNILVDVVPIHSLGYILETLASKFDYRVYIEREFPRKIHIFLRETNNVKPLQEAKVILSSDFFDLIPIGMTHLQIYDRKRIDFQNERHRLLRNLRRVGGTLKDLTLVDLRQELKITFRHIFELCQDLENLSVVDSYLSLEDPIVSFGQLKRFIWTNRIYGEELQYSTLQLDRILSAPHLQDIFISTNLILDLGDIRSLLNRIRNRMILTNLTKMNIYYYVHRKSQCFKEAELSHLAIELRSLGCDASVSIYRLP; the protein is encoded by the exons atgcgcaaaattttgtttgatgaaGCAGTGGAAAGGATAAAAGAAATTGGAGCAGACCAAgtttgggctgctcttccatacCTTGGCCAGCAAAAAACGACTGAAAGATTTTCAACCAAAGATTTTGCTAGCATTTTCCGCTTGCAGTACAACTCAGGAGGGTTTTCTGAAGCTTGCGTTTcaatggaagag TTCCTTCAATATCTGGTTGAATTTGTTCCCAACTTGAAAGAGCTCGAGATTAAGGACCCAATTATGGCATACCCAGACTCCGAAAGGGAAATGTTCCAAAAAATTCGGCTACAGCCACTTGCCACTGACCTGCTCTTGAAGATGGAAAACTTAACTCGAGTCAGCATTATCGAAGTTACCATCACATTTACAGAATTTGTGCGAGTCTGCAGGGAAAGCCGTTACTTGCAGTGCattcaagcaaataatattctgGTCGACGTGGTACCAATTCATTCCTTGGGATACATTCTGGAGACCCTCGCCTCTAAATTTGATTACCGAGTCTATATCGAAAGGGAATTTCCTAGAAAAATTCACATATTTTTGAGGGAGACAAACAATGTTAAACCTCTTCAAGAAGCAAAGGTCATTCTTTCGAGTGACTTCTTTGACCTGATCCCTATTGGTATGACTCATCTTCag ATTTATGATAGGAAAAGAATTGACTTCCAAAACGAGAGACACCGTTTGCTGCGCAACCTGCGCAGAGTAGGAGGAACTCTAAAAGATCTTACCCTCGTAGACTTAAGGCAAGAATTGAAGATCACGTTCAGACATATCTTTGAACTCTGCCAAGATTTGGAAAATCTCAGTGTAGTAGACTCCTATTTGAGTCTTGAGGATCCGATAGTTTCTTTTGGTCAATTGAAAAGGTTTATCTGGACAAACcg GATTTATGGTGAAGAATTACAGTACAGCACCTTACAACTTGACAGAATTTTGTCTGCGCCTCATCTGCAAGACATTTTCATCAGCACTAACCTCATATTAGATCTTGGTGACATAAGGTCACTTTTGAACCGGATTAGAAATCGTATGATTTTGACCAATTTGACCaagatgaatatttattattacgtTCATCGCAAATCCCAATGTTTCAAAGAAGCAGAATTATCCCATTTGGCTATTGAACTGCGCTCTTTAGGTTGTGATGCATCGGTTTCAATTTATAGACTACcatag